A part of Sander vitreus isolate 19-12246 chromosome 8, sanVit1, whole genome shotgun sequence genomic DNA contains:
- the LOC144521781 gene encoding uncharacterized protein LOC144521781, with protein sequence MTKVQMLRALVEQRLTAAAEEIFGLFERTIAEYEEELCRSKEENERQQKLLDAVFNPQLRLHRADVQQLLVVKAEVPPEQQEWSSSLDQEDPEPPPHIKEEQEELWTSQEGEQLQGLEEADIKFPFTSVPVKSEEDEEKAQSSQLHESQTEENREAERTEADGENCGGPEPARNSDPDSPLQPATHDKTSDSSESESETDDSGDLEETRDPQLGLNPKNNEVAVSDVECNTGNTSVISSECAGRFGGHIFGFSHTLGQHTTTHTGRKSFSCSICSKTFADSRNLRRHMSVHTGEKPFICSICGKGFARKAHLRQHLVIHTGEKTFSCFFCEKRFGDRSSLKRHLIVHTGEKQFNCSLCDKRFALKQHLKRHLLVHTGEKLYGCSVCDKRFADPSGLRRHFTVHFAEMVAQPILFQQN encoded by the exons ATGACTAAAGTCCAAATGCTGAGAGCGTTGGTGGAGCAGCGactaactgcggctgctgaagagatatttgggctgtttgaaagaacgatagcagagtacgaggaggaactttgtcgttcaaaagaggagaacgagCGACAACAGAAACTGCTGGACGCTGTTTTCAACcctcagcttcggttacacagagcag ACGTCcagcagctgttggtggttaaagcagaggttccccctgagcagcaggagtggagctccagtctggaccaggaggacccagagccccccccacacattaaagaggaacaggaggaactctggaccagtcaggagggagagcagcttcaagggctggaggaggctgatatcaagtTCCCGTTCActtctgtccctgtgaagagtgaagaagatgaagagaaagctcagtcctcacagcttcatgaAAGCCAAactgaggagaacagagaggcagagagaacagaagctgatggagagaactgtggaggaccagaaccagccaggaactcagatCCAGATAGTCCTTTACAACCAGCTACTCATGACAAAACTTCAGACTCctctgaatctgaatctgagactgatgacagtggtGATTTGGAGGAGACTAGGGACCCTCAGTTAGGTTTAAACCCTAAAAACAATGAAGTAGCTGTAAGTGATGTGGAATGTAATACTGGAAACACATCAGTTATCTCCTCTGAATGTGCTGGACGCTTTGGCGGACATATCTTTGGATTCAGTCACACTTTGGGTCAACACACGACAACCCACACAGGGAGGAAATCATTCAGTTGTTCAATTTGCAGTAAAACATTCGCAGACTCCAGAAATCTGAGACGACACATGTCCGTCCACACAGGCGAGAAACCATTTATTTGTTCAATTTGTGGTAAAGGCTTCGCTCGAAAGGCACATCTCAGGCAACACCTGGTTATCCACACAGGTGAGAAAACATTCAGTTGTTTCTTTTGTGAAAAACGATTTGGAGACCGTAGCTCTCTGAAACGACACCTGATTGTCCACACGGGGGAGAAACAATTTAACTGTTCACTTTGTGATAAAAGATTCGCACTAAAGCAACATCTGAAACGGCACTTGCTTGTCCACACGGGGGAGAAGTTATACGGTTGTTCAGTTTGTGATAAAAGATTTGCAGACCCTAGTGGTCTGAGACGACACTTTACGGTCCACTTTGCAGAAATGGTTGCTCAGCCAATTCTTTTCCAGCAgaattaa